The following proteins are encoded in a genomic region of Cryptomeria japonica chromosome 11, Sugi_1.0, whole genome shotgun sequence:
- the LOC131068293 gene encoding uncharacterized protein LOC131068293 — MRLVRGSILSSEACSTSKAARILRRFLCSDGGTDDSVKSFLKSAARSLESMGEGSHSSLNKSKKKKRIFETPAATGFENPNEGLSGSEQEPQTQASSFKTPVIEDRKHSKKSEKSSKLSVQSLPDDTGEEDVIRQKTEVKIEEEDAGRLEKTDFDSYATPSIQKKFENVPRANGFRQMMISQL; from the coding sequence ATGCGGCTGGTTAGGGGTTCGATTCTTTCCTCCGAAGCATGTTCAACTTCCAAGGCGGCTCGTATTCTACGACGGTTTCTGTGCAGCGACGGAGGAACTGATGATTCTGTCAAGAGCTTTCTAAAGAGTGCTGCTCGCTCTTTGGAATCCATGGGAGAAGGTTCACATTCAAGCCTCAATAAatccaaaaagaagaaaaggattttTGAAACTCCCGCGGCCACGGGTTTCGAAAACCCTAACGAGGGTTTATCAGGATCAGAGCAGGAACCGCAAACACAAGCAAGTTCCTTCAAAACACCTGTTATAGAAGATCGGAAACACAGTAAAAAGAGTGAAAAATCTTCTAAACTTTCTGTTCAAAGTCTTCCAGATGATACGGGGGAGGAGGATGTAATACGGCAGAAAACTGAAGTTAAAATTGAAGAAGAGGACGCTGGAAGATTAGAAAAGACGGACTTTGATTCATACGCTACACCTTCTATTCAGAAGAAGTTTGAAAATGTGCCAAGGGCAAACGGGTTTCGCCAGATGATGATATCTCAACTTTAA